TCAACTCCTTTTTAAAATTACTGAAATCATATATTCACAGTAAGGAACAAAAAATCGTTGCTTACTAATTGAGAGGAACTCCTACTAATGGACGACCTTCTAAAGTCCAAAGATATAAAGAGCCATCGTAGAGCCTGGTTGATTTATTACCAACTAACTCAGACATTACAAACCAAGCACCCGCTGCTAAATGGCCGCTATTGCAGTAGCTAATTGCAGGTGACTTCGGGTTAATGCCATTAGCAGTAAGCAAGGCGTTATACGTATTTTTGTCCCAGAAATACAAAGCGCCTTTTGCAGGTTTTGCCAATAACTCAGGAGCCAACTCCTTGGCGCCTGCGATATGTCCATAAGAACCAACATAGTCTCGCTTGTTAAGACCAAAGTACTGAACTGGTTGGCGCGCATCAATCAATATGGATTTACCACTTTTTGAGGCTAAGGCTACTTGTTCGGAGTTAGCAATTAATTCTTTACGCTCCGCTTTGGCAACCCAAGTTCCATTTTGCTTTGTTGAGGCGGAGGTAGAGAATTCACGACCTTCAGAAAGCCAGCCAGCCATACCACCATCCAATACGGCAATGTTATCTTCGCCGTACACCTTAA
The genomic region above belongs to Polynucleobacter sp. AP-Ainpum-60-G11 and contains:
- a CDS encoding sulfurtransferase, with the protein product MKHIQLVLAIFIAGFIASVQAVTLPGPVVSSDWLASNQSDVQILEVRGDVASYTRTPEFEIDKKTGKKFLVEVGGHIQDSTLLDFKKVRVDRMIDGKKIKYLIPEKVDFEKIIQSVGISSDKPIILIPVGLDISDIDEALRAYWQFKVYGEDNIAVLDGGMAGWLSEGREFSTSASTKQNGTWVAKAERKELIANSEQVALASKSGKSILIDARQPVQYFGLNKRDYVGSYGHIAGAKELAPELLAKPAKGALYFWDKNTYNALLTANGINPKSPAISYCNSGHLAAGAWFVMSELVGNKSTRLYDGSLYLWTLEGRPLVGVPLN